A section of the Hydrogenothermus marinus genome encodes:
- a CDS encoding ATP-dependent 6-phosphofructokinase codes for MKKIAIITSGGDAPGLNAAIRAVVRTANYYNIQVIGFKRGLKGLIENEFIPLDARVVSGFLDKGGTFLLTARENRFYQYEYRKIAIENLKKHNIDALFVIGGNGSFQAANLLVKEFNFPVIGIPKTIDNDTYGTDYTIGFDTCINTNVEAIEKIKDTTMSHERIFIVEVMGRKSGFIALETGIATGADVILIPEYPFPLHVIVDTIIEGKKRGKNFFVIILAEGVAKAQELAPLVERELSKHGNFGEVRYSVLGYIQRGGSPSAYDRLIASRFGVFAVEHYIKGNINFMVALEKGEILAKPLNVSFGKIKKPDLKQFEVANILST; via the coding sequence ATGAAAAAGATAGCTATTATTACAAGCGGGGGTGATGCCCCCGGTCTTAACGCTGCTATCCGTGCAGTTGTTAGAACTGCAAATTATTACAATATTCAAGTAATAGGTTTTAAAAGAGGATTAAAAGGCTTAATAGAAAATGAATTTATCCCTTTAGATGCAAGGGTTGTCTCTGGTTTTTTAGATAAAGGTGGAACTTTTTTATTAACAGCAAGAGAAAATAGATTTTATCAATATGAGTATAGAAAAATAGCTATAGAAAATTTAAAAAAGCATAATATAGATGCATTATTTGTTATTGGTGGAAATGGTAGTTTTCAAGCAGCAAATCTTTTAGTAAAAGAGTTTAACTTTCCAGTAATTGGAATTCCAAAAACAATAGATAATGATACTTATGGAACAGATTATACAATTGGATTTGACACTTGTATTAACACTAATGTTGAAGCAATAGAAAAAATAAAAGATACAACAATGTCCCATGAAAGAATTTTTATAGTTGAAGTTATGGGAAGAAAAAGTGGTTTTATAGCCCTTGAAACAGGAATTGCAACTGGTGCTGATGTTATTTTAATTCCAGAATATCCATTTCCTTTACATGTTATAGTAGATACTATAATAGAAGGTAAAAAAAGAGGTAAAAACTTTTTTGTAATAATACTTGCAGAAGGAGTAGCAAAAGCTCAAGAATTAGCTCCGTTAGTTGAAAGAGAACTTTCTAAACATGGGAATTTTGGAGAAGTAAGATACTCAGTCTTAGGTTATATTCAAAGAGGAGGTTCTCCTTCAGCTTACGATAGATTAATTGCATCAAGATTTGGAGTTTTTGCAGTGGAACATTATATAAAAGGAAATATAAATTTTATGGTAGCTTTAGAAAAAGGTGAAATTTTAGCAAAGCCACTTAATGTAAGCTTTGGA